The following are encoded together in the Candidatus Desulfofervidus auxilii genome:
- a CDS encoding MBL fold metallo-hydrolase gives MLKKSLITTLIFIWCALTLASDFKIFFLNVGEGEAIYIETPNTQKVLIDSGNLISGYKVVNFLKRKGIEEIDFLIITHPHLDHMGGIFHVLQHIKVKRCYDNGQPLPKNNDIYRWYNDLFRKDNYKPLKAGEKIILGNVIINVLSPEKFTSDWNANSLVLKINYGETSFLLMGDANIKVEKMLLEKNINLKADVLKVGHHGAKDASSERFIEAVSPQYAVISIDENNIRGYPAVSVIKRFQSKGIKLFFTYRDGDIIFKSNGKNIFIYSFEFPKKLIDQQHYPLHLKLYHTTQRIY, from the coding sequence TTGTTAAAAAAATCTTTAATAACAACTCTGATATTTATTTGGTGTGCATTAACTTTAGCAAGTGATTTTAAAATATTCTTTTTAAACGTTGGTGAGGGAGAAGCCATATATATAGAAACACCTAATACACAAAAGGTATTAATAGATAGTGGAAACCTTATTAGTGGATATAAAGTAGTTAATTTTCTTAAAAGAAAAGGTATAGAAGAAATTGATTTTTTAATTATTACCCATCCACACCTTGACCATATGGGAGGAATTTTTCATGTGTTACAGCATATAAAAGTAAAGAGATGTTATGATAATGGTCAACCATTGCCAAAAAATAACGATATATATAGATGGTATAATGACCTTTTTAGAAAAGACAATTATAAGCCATTAAAAGCTGGTGAAAAAATTATATTAGGAAATGTAATTATTAATGTCCTCTCTCCTGAAAAATTTACATCTGATTGGAATGCAAATTCACTAGTGCTTAAAATCAATTACGGAGAGACCTCTTTTCTTTTGATGGGTGATGCAAATATTAAAGTAGAAAAAATGCTTTTAGAAAAAAACATAAATCTTAAAGCGGATGTTCTTAAGGTGGGTCATCATGGAGCTAAAGATGCATCGTCTGAAAGATTTATAGAAGCCGTATCTCCTCAATATGCAGTTATCTCAATTGATGAAAACAATATTAGAGGTTATCCTGCTGTAAGTGTAATAAAGAGATTTCAAAGTAAAGGTATTAAACTATTTTTTACTTATCGAGATGGAGATATAATATTTAAAAGCAATGGTAAAAATATTTTTATCTATTCTTTTGAGTTCCCCAAAAAACTAATAGACCAACAACACTACCCATTGCATTTAAAATTATATCATACCACGCAAAGGATCTACTAG